A genomic window from Nocardioides sp. BP30 includes:
- a CDS encoding GNAT family N-acetyltransferase, producing the protein MLTMRQGIRPLGPADLDAFLELTSGDPVVNVFADYRARTTSLEPRWLGGEVWGRWVGGDLVAACHVGANLVPIAATEEDARAFAERALTRGRTVSTLVGPAAPVRAFWDTVAASWGRPREQRWVQPHMVLAGPPAVEPDGLVRRSTRADFDDLYPACVAMYTEEVGVSPEIGGGGELYRARVLQLISRGWSFVRFEEGRLVFKAEVACASPYAAQIQGVFVVPDRRGEGLATRGMAAVADIVRREIAPAVSLYVNDWNAPAKAAYERVGFRQTATFATVMF; encoded by the coding sequence ATGCTCACCATGCGCCAGGGGATCAGGCCGCTGGGTCCGGCCGACCTGGACGCGTTCCTCGAGCTGACCTCGGGCGATCCGGTGGTCAACGTCTTCGCGGACTACCGCGCCCGCACCACCAGCCTCGAGCCGCGCTGGCTCGGCGGTGAGGTCTGGGGCCGGTGGGTCGGCGGCGACCTGGTGGCGGCCTGCCACGTCGGCGCGAACCTCGTGCCGATCGCGGCGACCGAGGAGGACGCGCGCGCGTTCGCCGAGCGAGCCCTGACCCGGGGCCGGACGGTGTCGACACTGGTGGGACCGGCGGCACCCGTGCGCGCCTTCTGGGACACCGTCGCCGCCTCGTGGGGCCGTCCTCGGGAGCAGCGTTGGGTGCAGCCCCACATGGTCCTCGCCGGGCCGCCGGCCGTCGAGCCCGACGGCCTCGTACGTCGCTCGACCCGTGCTGACTTCGACGACCTCTACCCGGCCTGCGTCGCCATGTACACCGAGGAGGTCGGGGTGTCGCCCGAGATCGGCGGCGGGGGAGAGCTGTACCGAGCGCGCGTCCTGCAGCTGATCAGCCGCGGCTGGTCGTTCGTGCGGTTCGAGGAGGGCCGGCTGGTGTTCAAGGCCGAGGTGGCGTGCGCCTCGCCGTACGCGGCCCAGATCCAGGGCGTCTTCGTGGTCCCCGACCGACGCGGCGAGGGGCTGGCCACCCGTGGCATGGCAGCTGTCGCCGACATCGTGCGGCGCGAGATCGCGCCCGCCGTCTCGCTCTACGTCAACGACTGGAACGCACCGGCCAAGGCGGCGTACGAGCGGGTGGGCTTCCGCCAGACGGCCACCTTCGCGACAGTGATGTTCTGA
- a CDS encoding DoxX family protein, with product MSLPLDAKIVLGAFTVSGIVHLVKPEVFKPLIPRQLPAHREIIVASGVAELVCAAGLALPATRRWAGYASAALLVGVFPGNVKMALDARRRGTPARQAATVARLPLQLPLIRGALRAGR from the coding sequence ATGAGCCTCCCCCTCGACGCCAAGATCGTCCTCGGTGCCTTCACCGTCAGCGGCATCGTCCACCTGGTCAAGCCGGAGGTGTTCAAGCCGCTGATCCCGCGCCAGCTGCCGGCCCATCGCGAGATCATCGTGGCCAGCGGCGTCGCCGAGCTGGTCTGTGCGGCCGGACTGGCCCTGCCGGCGACGCGACGCTGGGCGGGCTACGCCAGCGCCGCGCTCCTGGTCGGCGTCTTCCCCGGCAACGTCAAGATGGCGCTCGACGCCCGCCGTCGCGGCACGCCGGCCCGCCAGGCCGCGACCGTGGCCCGGCTGCCCCTTCAGCTGCCGCTGATCCGCGGCGCCCTGCGTGCCGGCCGCTGA